In Mytilus trossulus isolate FHL-02 chromosome 14, PNRI_Mtr1.1.1.hap1, whole genome shotgun sequence, a genomic segment contains:
- the LOC134696511 gene encoding G-protein coupled receptor moody-like, with translation MTEFFTSLRHFFLNDLIMNGTEECTVWWCDKSGTLLTLEIIAIILCIVGGLGNIITVLAICFSSLRNNINCILIGSLSFAGFLYCGLILPLQAVIFHRHSNAVPQEFCSAAGGIRYTLVGVILVHLGIIAFYRYLNVVHLAQYQNLSQKRPLMITIAIGWILPLLFTAPPSFRIWGGFTFVPAILACTFEKGIDQSNRIVTVTCGFIVPCIFIIFCYARIGCVAYGSSKRVSQWHGNVSQTRALRLSAMMLCIFGVYFLGTFPYFIVNVYDRTFSKPIHHLWTTVLGWILYCANPIVYTVMDLNFRTAYRRFLLGDCEKSPLRRGPTATYV, from the coding sequence ATGACAGAGTTTTTCACCAGTTTACGCCATTTTTTCCTGAATGATTTAATAATGAACGGAACAGAGGAATGTACAGTATGGTGGTGTGATAAATCAGGAACATTGCTGACTCTAGAAATTATCGCGATAATCCTGTGCATCGTCGGAGGCTTGGGAAACATAATAACAGTTCTAGCAATATGCTTCTCtagtttacggaataacattaACTGTATTTTGATTGGGAGCCTTAGTTTTGCTGGATTTTTATATTGTGGTCTTATATTGCCCTTGCAGGCAGTTATATTTCATCGCCATAGCAACGCAGTGCCACAAGAGTTTTGTAGCGCCGCCGGGGGTATAAGGTACACACTTGTTGGCGTTATTTTGGTGCACTTGGGGATAATTGCGTTTTATCGGTATCTCAATGTGGTACATTTAGCACAGTATCAGAATCTTTCACAGAAAAGACCACTTATGATTACGATAGCCATTGGCTGGATTTTACCACTCCTTTTTACAGCTCCGCCATCATTCCGAATCTGGGGAGGATTCACCTTTGTCCCCGCCATTTTAGCTTGTACTTTTGAGAAAGGTATAGACCAATCAAATAGAATTGTGACAGTCACATGTGGCTTTATTGTTCCatgcatttttattatattttgctATGCTAGAATAGGCTGTGTGGCTTACGGTAGTTCCAAGCGTGTTAGTCAATGGCATGGCAACGTATCACAAACGAGAGCACTGCGACTGTCAGCCATGATGTTATGTATATTCGGTGTATATTTTTTAGGAACTTTTCcgtattttattgtaaatgtttacgATAGAACATTTTCAAAGCCGATTCACCACTTATGGACAACTGTTCTCGGGTGGATTTTATATTGTGCAAATCCGATAGTATATACTGTGATGGACCTTAATTTCAGGACAGCATATCGTCGATTTCTTCTAGGAGACTGCGAGAAAAGTCCACTGAGAAGGGGTCCAACTGCAACTTATGTTTAG